The proteins below come from a single Myxococcota bacterium genomic window:
- a CDS encoding MFS transporter, with the protein MTERVPVPLRTRLAFGLGQLAEGTKNTAFNLFLLFFYSQVLGLPGTLAGFALFLATAFDAVTDPLVGSLSDRLRHRWGRRHPFLYAAALPLGVSFTLLFRPPAGLGEGALFAWLLCFTIAVRASMTLFHVPHLALGAELSDDYEERTLIAATRTAFSLTGVVGVVAGAWLVFFAPSAEHPVGQLNAAAYPAFGLCFGAVMAVTVLLSAWGTHDQIPRLPQPARDIARFSARQFWSDYRRAFSNASFRAFCLGITVFYVMRGLQEVLGVHMFTYFWRLDADEIFAIGAAALPGLLVGVPFWTWAARRYDKRPAFLIGVAGFSACVLGPPVARIVGFFPEPESAVYLAILIATAVGAAFGASAGLVLAGSMMADVADEHELTHGVRQEGIFFAALSFAAKSTSGLGTFLGGVGLDWIEFPTQAAPEDVSEATSLALGILYGPGIGVLAVIALVFLARYRLDRARHREIRALLDQRNTRPTSA; encoded by the coding sequence ATGACCGAACGCGTTCCGGTCCCGCTCCGCACCCGGCTCGCCTTCGGTCTGGGACAGCTGGCGGAAGGCACGAAGAACACCGCGTTCAACCTCTTCCTGCTGTTCTTCTACAGCCAGGTGCTCGGGCTCCCCGGCACCCTGGCCGGCTTCGCGCTGTTCCTCGCCACGGCCTTCGATGCCGTGACCGACCCCCTGGTCGGTTCGCTCTCCGATCGCTTGCGACACCGGTGGGGACGACGCCACCCCTTCCTCTACGCGGCGGCGCTGCCGTTGGGGGTGAGCTTCACCCTGCTCTTCCGTCCGCCCGCGGGCCTCGGGGAGGGCGCGCTCTTCGCGTGGTTGCTCTGTTTCACCATCGCCGTGCGCGCGTCGATGACGCTCTTCCATGTCCCCCACCTCGCGCTAGGCGCCGAGCTCTCCGACGACTACGAAGAGCGCACGCTGATCGCCGCTACCCGAACCGCCTTTTCGCTGACCGGCGTGGTGGGGGTCGTCGCCGGCGCGTGGCTCGTCTTCTTCGCGCCCTCCGCGGAACACCCGGTGGGGCAGCTGAACGCGGCGGCCTACCCGGCCTTCGGGCTCTGCTTCGGCGCGGTGATGGCGGTGACGGTGCTGCTCTCGGCCTGGGGCACCCACGATCAGATTCCGCGGCTTCCCCAGCCCGCGCGCGACATCGCCCGCTTTTCGGCCCGACAGTTCTGGAGCGACTACCGCCGAGCGTTCTCGAACGCCTCGTTTCGCGCGTTCTGCCTGGGAATCACGGTCTTCTACGTGATGCGCGGGCTCCAGGAGGTGCTCGGCGTCCACATGTTCACCTACTTCTGGCGACTCGACGCCGACGAGATCTTCGCGATCGGTGCCGCCGCCCTGCCCGGTCTGCTGGTGGGCGTGCCGTTCTGGACCTGGGCCGCCCGGCGCTACGACAAGCGCCCCGCGTTCTTGATCGGCGTGGCGGGCTTCAGTGCCTGCGTGCTCGGTCCGCCGGTCGCGCGCATCGTCGGGTTCTTTCCGGAGCCCGAGAGCGCCGTGTACCTCGCCATCTTGATCGCAACGGCGGTCGGTGCCGCCTTTGGTGCGTCCGCTGGGCTGGTGTTGGCCGGCTCGATGATGGCCGACGTCGCCGACGAGCACGAACTCACCCACGGCGTCCGCCAGGAGGGCATCTTCTTCGCCGCTCTCTCCTTTGCCGCGAAGTCGACGTCGGGGCTCGGCACCTTCCTCGGCGGCGTCGGCCTCGATTGGATCGAGTTTCCGACCCAGGCGGCGCCGGAGGACGTCTCCGAAGCGACCTCACTCGCGCTGGGCATCCTCTACGGGCCCGGCATCGGCGTCCTGGCGGTCATCGCCCTGGTCTTCCTCGCCCGCTACCGGCTCGACCGCGCGCGCCATCGCGAGATCCGGGCGCTCCTGGATCAGCGCAACACCAGGCCCACGTCGGCCTAG
- a CDS encoding MAPEG family protein, with translation MSPSAIFAPVFATMGLTFVVWTYMYVRRIHFLQSAEIPPEDLIRPGGLAALSPAAVNNPSENLKNLFEMPVLFYTVALVAFALDRVDGVMLFLSWVFVAFRALHSVVHCTVNIVMLRFGLYLVSSLALWGAVAWLAWSAYATSA, from the coding sequence ATGTCTCCGTCCGCGATCTTTGCCCCGGTCTTCGCCACGATGGGGCTCACCTTCGTCGTCTGGACGTACATGTACGTGCGTCGCATCCACTTCCTCCAGTCGGCCGAGATCCCGCCCGAAGACCTCATCCGACCGGGCGGACTCGCCGCGCTCTCGCCCGCGGCGGTCAACAATCCGTCGGAGAACCTGAAGAACCTCTTCGAGATGCCGGTGCTCTTCTACACCGTCGCGCTCGTGGCCTTCGCGCTGGACCGGGTCGACGGCGTGATGCTCTTCCTGTCCTGGGTCTTCGTGGCATTTCGCGCACTCCACAGCGTCGTCCACTGCACGGTGAACATCGTGATGCTCCGCTTCGGGCTCTACCTCGTCTCGAGCCTGGCGCTGTGGGGAGCGGTGGCCTGGCTCGCGTGGAGCGCCTACGCGACGTCGGCCTAG
- a CDS encoding carboxypeptidase-like regulatory domain-containing protein, with translation MGWGRAAVTLAALAFPGCVVDLGPFSLSASEGRVVDADSGAPIAGAEVFEWHRGVGSSDAAQPVYVARWTTTDADGRFTLPQRCAPSARMWIWKTYPPDYAFYHPDYGLQRGARQAVGAAERDAGWQLLGSRARSEAARRDLAPYCRGEYDDAGARHLAAIACDAEQPRRSAP, from the coding sequence TTGGGCTGGGGCAGAGCCGCGGTGACGCTCGCGGCGCTGGCGTTCCCGGGCTGCGTCGTGGACCTCGGTCCGTTCTCGCTTTCCGCGTCCGAGGGCAGGGTGGTCGACGCGGACAGCGGTGCGCCGATCGCGGGTGCCGAAGTTTTCGAGTGGCACCGCGGCGTCGGGAGCAGCGATGCGGCGCAGCCCGTCTACGTGGCGCGCTGGACGACAACGGATGCCGACGGGCGATTCACGCTTCCGCAGCGCTGCGCGCCGAGTGCGCGCATGTGGATCTGGAAGACCTATCCCCCGGACTACGCCTTCTACCACCCCGACTACGGACTGCAGCGGGGGGCACGGCAGGCGGTCGGCGCAGCCGAGCGCGACGCGGGCTGGCAGCTGCTGGGTTCCCGTGCCCGAAGCGAAGCCGCGCGACGCGATCTCGCGCCTTACTGCCGAGGGGAATACGACGACGCCGGCGCGCGACATCTCGCGGCGATCGCCTGCGACGCGGAGCAGCCGCGGCGATCCGCGCCCTGA
- a CDS encoding carboxymuconolactone decarboxylase family protein has product MSSSEERRAQGAEVFSKLGGGAEPGAALVEALEGLGALGQIAVQQGAGALWTRTELSRRDRSLIVIAALTGLGRERELRQHLIGGLTHGLERSEIDEVFVQVAAYAGMPCGLGGAVQFAGVLGERDGGARHDTPSCLAARSEADRRSAGLDVLSTLLGIPGADMQAPADATVAQLGEMGRWVLDYAFGDVWSRPQLTRRDRSLVVVALLTALNLTHELEIHLGGALNHGVTPEELDEVMLTMVIYAGFPRAIDGKHLLDKVMAARGAAS; this is encoded by the coding sequence GTGTCGAGCTCCGAGGAGCGGCGCGCCCAGGGAGCCGAGGTCTTCTCGAAGCTGGGGGGCGGCGCCGAGCCCGGCGCCGCGCTGGTGGAGGCACTCGAGGGCCTGGGTGCGCTCGGCCAGATCGCCGTGCAACAGGGGGCCGGCGCCCTGTGGACGCGAACGGAGCTGTCGCGCCGAGATCGCAGTCTGATCGTGATCGCGGCGCTGACCGGGCTCGGACGCGAACGGGAGCTCCGCCAACACCTGATCGGCGGCTTGACCCATGGTTTGGAACGCAGCGAGATCGACGAGGTCTTCGTGCAGGTCGCCGCATACGCGGGCATGCCCTGCGGTCTCGGCGGTGCGGTCCAGTTCGCCGGGGTGCTCGGCGAACGCGACGGAGGCGCGCGCCACGACACGCCGTCGTGCCTGGCCGCGCGCTCGGAAGCCGATCGCCGCAGTGCCGGCCTGGACGTGTTGAGCACGTTGCTCGGGATCCCCGGCGCGGACATGCAGGCCCCGGCCGATGCCACCGTCGCACAGCTCGGAGAGATGGGTCGCTGGGTGCTCGACTACGCCTTCGGAGACGTCTGGTCGCGCCCGCAGCTGACGCGTCGCGACCGCAGCCTGGTGGTCGTCGCGTTGCTGACGGCGCTGAACCTCACCCATGAGCTCGAGATCCACCTGGGAGGTGCGCTCAATCACGGCGTGACCCCTGAGGAGCTCGACGAAGTGATGCTCACGATGGTGATCTACGCGGGCTTCCCCCGCGCCATCGACGGGAAGCACCTGCTCGACAAGGTGATGGCCGCTCGCGGGGCCGCTTCCTGA
- a CDS encoding CoA transferase: MQGLRGIRVLDFSDRVAGAYVTKLLADAYADVVKIEPEAGDPLRSWTASHQDLAGEDGALFQFLSCSKRSVVGAPDSAEVQELVAGADLVVETHAPGTFPGLDWSERYPGLVVLSITPFGQEGPYANRPASDLTIQAESGGISSRGLVTQPPVQSGGRITDWIAGTYAAVAALAAVRGARETGQGEFIDFSLAEVTNIGSTIYVDLLNSLLGRPEVVEPARSVELPSIEPTRDGWVGFNTNTRQQFSDFCLLIERPEVAESPDEWWQVPTRMARMDEWNEIVRAFTTQHTTEEIVERAALLRIPVAPVCTGEMVLEHPHFKARGNHVPNPRSGFLQPAPSYQMNGERPRPPEPPPRLGEHTGTIESHARPHPKGTAPGKAAKPQLPLEGLRILDATAWWAGPSACQMLAFLGADVIRLEACSKPDGMRMAGGMFISQPEWWERSHVTLAANTTKRGVTLDLAKPEGLALCKQLLGEVDVFVDNFSPRVVDGFGLDWDAVHALNPRLIQVRMPAFGLSGPWRDHVGFAQTMEQISGLAWMTGHVDDQPRIPRGPCDPLAGMHAAYAILVALAEREHTGEGQLLECTMVEGALNAAAEVAIEWSAYGVRLERAGNRGPEGAPQNLYACEGHEQWMALTIATDAQWQSFCEAMGQPAWCRDAALDTAAGRRARHDEIDKGIAAWAREQPLHETVERLCAAGIPAGVVVQAMRSSEHPQFKARGFYEDIDHPVAGTHPLTGPPFRFASVEHWHRGATPTMGQHNREVLGALGVDDERLAALAAAGVIGTKPVGL, from the coding sequence GTGCAGGGTTTGCGCGGGATTCGCGTTCTCGATTTCAGTGACCGCGTCGCAGGGGCCTACGTCACGAAGCTGTTGGCCGACGCCTACGCGGACGTCGTCAAGATCGAGCCCGAGGCGGGCGATCCGCTGCGGAGCTGGACGGCCAGCCACCAGGACCTCGCCGGTGAAGACGGCGCGCTCTTCCAGTTCCTCTCGTGCTCGAAGCGTTCGGTGGTCGGCGCGCCCGACTCGGCGGAAGTGCAGGAACTCGTCGCGGGTGCCGATCTCGTCGTCGAGACCCACGCTCCGGGAACCTTCCCGGGCCTAGACTGGTCCGAGCGCTACCCGGGCCTGGTGGTGCTGTCGATCACGCCCTTCGGGCAGGAGGGGCCCTACGCCAATCGCCCCGCATCGGATCTCACGATCCAGGCCGAGAGCGGTGGCATCTCGTCGCGCGGGTTGGTGACACAGCCGCCGGTCCAGAGTGGCGGGCGCATCACCGACTGGATCGCGGGCACCTACGCAGCGGTCGCCGCCCTGGCGGCGGTGCGTGGGGCGCGCGAGACCGGCCAGGGTGAGTTCATCGACTTCTCCCTCGCCGAGGTCACGAACATCGGGTCGACGATCTACGTGGACCTGCTGAACAGCCTGCTCGGCCGCCCCGAAGTGGTGGAGCCCGCGCGCTCGGTCGAGCTCCCTTCCATCGAGCCCACCCGCGACGGCTGGGTCGGCTTCAATACCAACACGCGCCAGCAGTTCAGCGATTTCTGTCTGCTCATCGAACGGCCCGAGGTGGCCGAGAGCCCGGACGAGTGGTGGCAGGTCCCGACGCGGATGGCGCGCATGGACGAGTGGAACGAGATCGTCCGCGCGTTCACCACCCAGCACACGACCGAGGAGATCGTCGAGCGCGCGGCCCTGCTGCGCATTCCCGTCGCCCCCGTGTGCACGGGCGAGATGGTGCTCGAGCACCCGCACTTCAAGGCGCGCGGCAACCACGTCCCGAACCCGCGCAGTGGCTTCCTCCAGCCGGCGCCGAGCTACCAGATGAACGGCGAGCGCCCGCGTCCGCCCGAGCCGCCGCCGCGGCTCGGGGAGCACACGGGCACGATCGAGTCCCACGCGCGTCCGCATCCGAAGGGCACGGCACCCGGCAAGGCGGCGAAGCCCCAGCTGCCGCTGGAGGGGCTCCGGATCCTCGACGCTACGGCCTGGTGGGCCGGCCCGTCGGCCTGTCAGATGCTGGCCTTCCTCGGTGCCGACGTGATCCGCCTGGAGGCCTGCTCGAAGCCCGACGGCATGCGGATGGCCGGCGGCATGTTCATCTCGCAGCCCGAATGGTGGGAACGCTCCCACGTCACCCTGGCGGCGAATACGACGAAGCGCGGTGTCACGCTCGACCTCGCGAAGCCCGAGGGCCTGGCACTCTGCAAGCAGCTGCTCGGTGAGGTCGACGTGTTCGTCGACAACTTCTCGCCCCGGGTGGTCGACGGTTTCGGCCTCGATTGGGACGCGGTGCACGCTCTCAACCCGCGCCTGATCCAGGTGCGCATGCCGGCTTTCGGGTTGTCCGGGCCCTGGCGCGACCACGTGGGCTTCGCCCAGACGATGGAGCAGATCTCCGGACTGGCCTGGATGACCGGCCACGTCGACGACCAGCCCCGCATCCCCCGCGGCCCGTGCGATCCACTCGCCGGCATGCACGCTGCCTACGCCATCCTCGTCGCGCTGGCCGAGCGCGAACACACGGGCGAGGGGCAGCTCCTCGAGTGCACGATGGTCGAGGGCGCACTGAACGCGGCCGCCGAGGTCGCGATCGAGTGGTCGGCCTACGGCGTGCGGCTGGAGCGCGCCGGCAATCGCGGCCCGGAGGGGGCACCTCAGAATCTCTACGCGTGCGAAGGCCACGAGCAGTGGATGGCCTTGACGATCGCGACCGACGCCCAGTGGCAGTCGTTCTGCGAGGCGATGGGCCAGCCGGCCTGGTGTCGCGACGCCGCGCTCGACACGGCTGCGGGGCGGCGCGCGCGTCACGACGAGATCGACAAGGGCATCGCGGCCTGGGCCCGCGAGCAGCCCCTGCACGAGACCGTCGAGCGTCTGTGCGCGGCGGGCATTCCGGCGGGTGTGGTCGTCCAGGCCATGCGGTCGAGCGAGCATCCCCAGTTCAAGGCCCGCGGCTTCTACGAAGACATCGACCACCCGGTGGCGGGCACGCACCCACTCACCGGGCCGCCTTTCCGCTTCGCGAGCGTGGAGCACTGGCATCGCGGGGCGACCCCGACGATGGGGCAACACAACCGCGAGGTACTCGGTGCCCTCGGCGTCGACGACGAGCGCCTCGCCGCGCTCGCGGCCGCGGGTGTGATCGGGACCAAGCCGGTGGGGCTCTAG
- a CDS encoding nitroreductase family deazaflavin-dependent oxidoreductase produces the protein MGAPSDDLTVRITTHPATIWFIRNVASRLDPWVFRATNGRFFSMGKPDMPMVTLLTRGRRSGRIRPVHLASIQHEGHAHVVASAMGQERHPGWRYNLEAHPEVEVQAAGERYTARAEVLTDAEKSAMWDLVCALIPQIRIYEQRTDRNIRLFRLRRVAPESDRAAGVGAA, from the coding sequence ATGGGCGCGCCCAGCGACGATCTCACCGTTCGCATCACCACCCACCCGGCGACCATCTGGTTCATCCGGAACGTGGCGTCCCGCCTCGACCCCTGGGTCTTCCGCGCCACGAACGGGCGATTCTTCTCGATGGGCAAGCCCGACATGCCCATGGTCACGCTGCTCACGCGGGGCCGGCGCAGCGGTCGCATCCGTCCGGTGCATCTCGCGTCGATCCAGCACGAGGGACACGCCCACGTCGTGGCCAGTGCGATGGGACAGGAGCGGCACCCGGGCTGGCGCTACAACCTCGAGGCGCATCCGGAAGTCGAGGTCCAGGCCGCCGGGGAGCGCTACACCGCGCGCGCCGAAGTGCTGACGGATGCGGAGAAGAGCGCGATGTGGGACCTCGTGTGTGCGTTGATCCCACAGATCCGGATCTACGAACAGCGGACGGACCGCAACATTCGCCTGTTCCGCTTGCGGCGCGTCGCACCGGAGTCGGATCGCGCCGCTGGGGTCGGAGCCGCGTGA
- a CDS encoding cytochrome P450, with amino-acid sequence MRDLPDVSNPDAFADGFPHELFRELRNEGPLHWHEGDYLGGPGYWVVCRYDAIKEISRQPEVFSSAAGSSIETNGENFQSMISMDPPDHRRFRSLVASGFTPRQIAAQEPHHREIVKAILDAVVDRGHCDFVVDVAAELPLRVIAELLGVPQSACRDLFDWSNRMIGNQDSEYVVGMEEATKAAQEMYVYVNGLAEERLSEPRQDLMSAMLHGEVNGQRLSTMEFDSFFLLLSVAGNETTRNLIAHGLLLLMEHPEALERLRADRSLLPGAIEEMLRFKSPVIYMRRTALEDTTLGGQSIRKGDKLLLYYPSANREEEVFEDADRFLIDRPNNHHLAFGVGEHFCIGTHLARLETRVMFEGVLDRMHDLELAGPISYLRSNLIDGIKHIPLKFTGTA; translated from the coding sequence ATGCGCGATCTACCCGACGTCAGCAACCCCGATGCCTTCGCCGATGGCTTTCCCCACGAGCTGTTCCGCGAGCTGCGCAACGAAGGTCCCCTTCACTGGCACGAGGGCGACTACCTCGGCGGGCCCGGCTACTGGGTCGTCTGTCGCTACGACGCGATCAAGGAGATCTCGCGTCAGCCGGAAGTCTTCAGTTCGGCGGCGGGGAGCAGCATCGAGACGAACGGCGAGAACTTCCAGTCGATGATCAGCATGGATCCGCCGGATCACCGGCGTTTCCGGTCCCTCGTCGCCAGTGGTTTCACGCCGCGTCAGATCGCGGCCCAGGAGCCCCATCACCGCGAGATCGTGAAAGCGATCCTCGATGCCGTCGTCGACCGCGGGCACTGCGACTTCGTCGTCGATGTCGCCGCCGAGCTCCCGCTCCGCGTGATCGCCGAGCTCCTCGGTGTGCCCCAGTCGGCCTGCCGCGATCTCTTCGACTGGAGCAACCGAATGATCGGCAACCAGGACTCCGAGTACGTCGTGGGGATGGAGGAGGCCACGAAAGCGGCGCAGGAGATGTACGTCTACGTGAACGGGCTCGCCGAGGAGCGTCTCTCCGAGCCCCGGCAGGACCTGATGAGCGCCATGCTTCACGGGGAGGTGAACGGCCAGCGTCTCAGCACGATGGAGTTCGATTCCTTCTTCCTGTTGCTGTCGGTGGCGGGCAACGAAACCACCCGCAACCTGATCGCCCACGGTCTGCTGCTCCTGATGGAACACCCCGAGGCGTTGGAGCGTCTGCGCGCAGACCGCAGCCTCCTGCCCGGCGCGATCGAGGAGATGCTCCGCTTCAAGTCGCCCGTGATCTACATGCGTCGGACCGCACTCGAGGACACGACCCTTGGCGGCCAGAGCATCCGCAAGGGCGACAAGCTGCTGCTCTACTACCCGAGTGCAAACCGTGAAGAGGAAGTCTTCGAGGATGCGGATCGCTTCTTGATCGACCGCCCGAACAACCACCACCTGGCCTTCGGCGTCGGGGAGCACTTCTGTATCGGGACGCACCTGGCGCGGCTCGAAACCCGGGTGATGTTCGAAGGCGTGCTCGATCGCATGCACGACCTCGAGCTCGCCGGGCCGATCTCGTACCTCCGGTCGAACCTCATCGACGGGATCAAGCACATCCCATTGAAGTTCACGGGGACCGCGTAA
- a CDS encoding sterol desaturase family protein — translation MSYDWMATLVFVATLIATTIVGRFLVFQVPVLQRMRELNRSADKPKLARKRFREAVEENNRYGLLTNVVFYIAILPFCIDLTPRPLWRHAVDIVAVLLVFDFFYYWTHRFIFHGKLLRKVHALHHQARTPTYVDALYVHPLETFIGLCLFLGAIPLVAAVAGAPLSAYSMAIATLLFTQLNTLNHTFVDLPQQPWRVLRYITGVHAAHHVDMNQGNYATLTMFYDWLFGTYERPVNRSTP, via the coding sequence ATGAGCTACGACTGGATGGCCACGTTGGTCTTCGTCGCCACTTTGATCGCCACGACGATCGTGGGTCGCTTCCTCGTCTTCCAGGTCCCGGTCCTGCAGCGGATGCGCGAGTTGAACCGCTCTGCCGACAAGCCGAAGCTCGCCCGCAAGCGCTTCCGCGAGGCCGTGGAAGAGAACAACCGCTACGGGTTGCTGACCAACGTCGTCTTCTACATCGCAATCCTGCCTTTCTGCATCGATCTCACGCCGCGTCCCTTGTGGCGTCACGCCGTCGACATCGTCGCCGTGCTGCTGGTCTTCGACTTCTTCTACTACTGGACCCATCGTTTCATCTTTCACGGAAAGCTCCTGCGCAAGGTCCACGCGCTGCATCACCAGGCGCGCACGCCCACCTACGTCGATGCGCTCTACGTGCACCCGCTCGAGACCTTCATCGGCCTGTGCCTGTTCCTGGGGGCGATTCCGCTGGTAGCGGCCGTCGCCGGGGCGCCCCTGAGTGCCTACTCGATGGCGATCGCCACGCTGCTCTTCACCCAGCTGAACACTCTCAACCACACCTTCGTCGACTTGCCGCAGCAGCCCTGGCGCGTGCTCCGCTACATCACCGGTGTTCACGCCGCCCACCACGTCGACATGAACCAGGGCAACTACGCCACGCTCACCATGTTCTACGACTGGCTATTCGGCACCTACGAACGGCCGGTGAACCGCAGCACGCCCTGA
- a CDS encoding MarR family transcriptional regulator, whose translation MARHLMGISRDLQARLMQRLSEECGYRALRPSLGTLLSLVYLESRPLGALASRLAISKQACSQLVAHAAGGGYVERRPDPVDRRSKHVVLTDRGRALVEDAIRIIFDCESIYADVLGEGAYRRFTRTLARLFELEVPSPAASELTERARRTIGVLPMVAERVQRDLMEATLAHGHRGLKMSHAQVLPLIGPEGARAHVLAKLQGVSRQAIHATARDLEELGILVREPDPRDRRGALLRLTRRGGRVLEDSVAAIEGLEAAFREVLGDAGYAELADGARQLFRALHLEEEIFGAPSDRPTTATPVAEGDTDIPRLARRLRRELGRRDALRLAALLDADASGSNP comes from the coding sequence GTGGCCCGCCACCTGATGGGGATCTCGCGGGATCTCCAGGCGCGGCTGATGCAGCGTCTCTCCGAAGAGTGCGGCTACCGCGCGCTGCGCCCGAGCCTCGGGACCCTGCTGTCCCTGGTCTATCTCGAGTCTCGTCCCCTCGGTGCGCTCGCGTCGCGCCTGGCGATCAGCAAACAGGCGTGTTCCCAGCTGGTCGCGCACGCCGCAGGCGGGGGCTACGTGGAGCGGCGCCCCGATCCCGTGGACCGGCGGTCGAAGCACGTCGTGCTCACCGATCGGGGCAGGGCGCTCGTCGAAGACGCGATCCGGATCATTTTCGACTGCGAGTCGATCTACGCCGACGTGCTCGGGGAGGGGGCGTACCGGCGCTTCACCCGCACGCTCGCCCGCCTCTTCGAGCTCGAAGTGCCGAGCCCGGCCGCTTCCGAGCTCACCGAGCGGGCGCGGCGGACGATCGGCGTCCTGCCCATGGTCGCCGAGCGCGTGCAACGCGACCTCATGGAGGCGACGCTCGCTCATGGACATCGCGGCCTCAAGATGTCCCACGCGCAGGTATTGCCGCTGATTGGTCCGGAGGGCGCGCGCGCCCACGTCCTGGCGAAGCTTCAGGGGGTGAGTCGTCAGGCGATCCACGCGACGGCGCGCGATCTGGAGGAGCTCGGCATCCTGGTGCGCGAGCCCGACCCGCGCGATCGGCGGGGTGCGCTCTTGCGCCTCACGCGTCGCGGCGGGCGCGTGCTCGAAGACTCGGTGGCGGCGATCGAAGGGCTCGAAGCCGCGTTTCGTGAGGTGCTGGGTGATGCGGGCTACGCAGAGCTCGCAGATGGGGCGCGCCAGCTCTTCCGCGCCCTGCACCTCGAGGAAGAGATCTTCGGTGCGCCCTCGGATCGCCCCACGACCGCGACTCCCGTCGCCGAGGGGGACACCGACATTCCGCGTTTGGCGCGTCGCCTGCGCCGCGAGCTGGGGCGTCGCGATGCCCTGCGGCTCGCCGCGCTCCTGGACGCCGACGCTTCGGGGAGCAACCCATGA
- a CDS encoding NAD(P)/FAD-dependent oxidoreductase: MSDTPHARDLRIAIIGAGPGGLCMAIRLKQAGFRQIVLLEKGDGVGGTWHHNRYPGCACDIPSALYSFSFEIKRDWTRPYASQPEILAYMEQLAKKYELMPHCRFGCEVRRAVWDEPNASWTLELDSGDRVEADAVVSAVGMFNELADPEIPGLADFAGTRFHSARWNWDHDLRGKRVGVIGSAASAVQFVPEIVQDAEQVILFQRTANWVMPKLDDPYTDEQIAYFQNDPNAALAVRQEIYDQVDGGMTFSDPEALAQMEAASLEQLAQVEDPELRAKLTPEHPLGCKRPLIANNFYPAFNRPNLTLVTDPIDHIERDAIVTRDGERRSIDTLILATGFSATKYLSAIDVRGRDAQSIDAAWSDGAQAYLGITTSGFPNLFMLYGPNTNNGSILTMIESQVEYTLSHIERLAREDLAWMDVRPEPMARYNAEVQEAIDNVRVWQADCNGYYRTPGGRVVTQWPYSMSEFERRTQAPDDEVYEVEARTRG, from the coding sequence ATGAGCGACACCCCCCACGCCCGTGACCTTCGCATCGCGATCATTGGCGCCGGCCCCGGCGGTCTGTGCATGGCGATCCGGCTGAAGCAGGCCGGCTTTCGCCAGATCGTGTTGCTCGAGAAGGGCGACGGCGTCGGGGGGACGTGGCACCACAACCGCTATCCGGGCTGCGCCTGCGACATCCCCTCGGCCCTCTACTCCTTCTCGTTCGAGATCAAGCGGGATTGGACCCGACCCTACGCGTCGCAGCCCGAGATCCTCGCGTACATGGAGCAGCTCGCGAAGAAGTACGAGCTGATGCCGCACTGTCGCTTCGGGTGCGAAGTGCGCCGGGCGGTCTGGGACGAACCCAACGCCTCCTGGACACTCGAGCTCGACTCCGGGGATCGCGTCGAAGCCGACGCGGTGGTGAGCGCCGTCGGGATGTTCAACGAACTGGCCGACCCCGAGATCCCCGGCCTGGCCGATTTCGCCGGCACGCGTTTCCACTCGGCACGCTGGAACTGGGATCACGACCTCCGCGGCAAGCGGGTGGGCGTGATCGGGAGCGCCGCCAGTGCCGTGCAGTTCGTGCCGGAGATCGTGCAGGACGCGGAGCAGGTGATCCTCTTCCAGCGCACGGCGAACTGGGTGATGCCGAAGCTCGACGATCCGTACACCGACGAGCAGATCGCCTACTTCCAGAACGATCCGAACGCGGCTCTCGCGGTACGCCAGGAGATCTACGACCAGGTCGACGGGGGCATGACCTTCAGCGACCCCGAGGCCCTGGCCCAGATGGAAGCCGCGTCGCTGGAGCAGCTCGCACAGGTCGAGGATCCGGAGCTGCGCGCGAAGCTCACCCCCGAGCACCCGCTCGGCTGCAAGCGACCGCTGATCGCCAACAACTTCTACCCCGCCTTCAACCGACCCAACCTCACTTTGGTCACCGACCCGATCGATCACATCGAGCGCGACGCCATCGTCACCCGGGACGGCGAGCGCAGATCGATCGACACCCTGATCCTCGCGACCGGCTTCTCGGCGACGAAGTACCTGTCCGCGATCGATGTCCGCGGGCGCGATGCCCAATCGATCGACGCCGCCTGGTCCGACGGCGCACAGGCCTACCTCGGCATCACCACCTCGGGCTTCCCGAACCTCTTCATGCTCTACGGCCCCAACACGAACAACGGGTCGATCCTGACCATGATCGAGTCTCAGGTGGAATACACCCTGTCGCACATCGAACGGTTGGCGCGGGAAGATCTCGCGTGGATGGACGTCCGCCCCGAGCCGATGGCCCGCTACAACGCCGAGGTTCAGGAAGCGATCGACAACGTCCGCGTCTGGCAGGCCGACTGCAACGGCTACTACCGCACACCCGGCGGCCGCGTCGTCACCCAGTGGCCGTACTCGATGAGCGAATTCGAGCGCCGCACCCAGGCGCCCGACGACGAGGTGTACGAGGTCGAAGCCCGCACCCGCGGCTAG